From Kamptonema formosum PCC 6407, a single genomic window includes:
- a CDS encoding SDR family NAD(P)-dependent oxidoreductase — MDLQLSDRIALVSGSTAGIGLAIATTLAQEGATVIVNGRTQERVNNALKSIQQSVPNAKLQGITADLGTQAGAELLFQQVPEVNILVNNLGIYGAKAFEEISDEEWMNFIEVNVMSGVRLSRHYLPLMLKKDWGRIIFISSESGLNIPVEMIHYGVTKTAQIALARGLAETTAGSQVTVNTVLPGPTRSEGVETFIEGLAKEQNISAEQVEKEFFTKTRPSSLIQRFASTSEVAALVAFVASPLASAINGAALRVEGGLVRSIV, encoded by the coding sequence ATGGATCTTCAACTATCAGATCGGATTGCATTGGTTAGCGGTTCCACCGCCGGAATTGGACTAGCGATCGCTACGACACTTGCCCAGGAAGGAGCCACTGTCATTGTCAATGGCAGAACCCAAGAGCGCGTAAACAATGCCCTTAAAAGCATTCAGCAAAGCGTCCCCAACGCCAAACTTCAGGGAATTACTGCCGATTTGGGAACCCAAGCTGGAGCTGAATTGTTATTTCAACAAGTGCCAGAAGTCAACATTCTGGTTAACAACTTGGGAATTTATGGCGCTAAAGCATTTGAAGAGATCTCCGATGAAGAGTGGATGAACTTTATCGAAGTAAACGTAATGAGCGGTGTCAGGCTCTCGCGTCATTACTTACCTTTAATGCTCAAAAAAGATTGGGGACGCATTATTTTTATCTCTAGTGAATCTGGCTTGAATATTCCCGTTGAAATGATTCACTATGGCGTTACCAAGACTGCACAAATAGCATTGGCTCGTGGTTTAGCTGAAACAACGGCAGGCAGTCAAGTCACAGTAAATACCGTATTGCCAGGCCCAACCCGTTCCGAAGGAGTGGAAACTTTCATCGAGGGACTTGCCAAAGAACAAAATATTTCAGCCGAACAAGTTGAGAAAGAATTCTTTACTAAGACTCGTCCATCTTCTCTGATTCAACGATTTGCTTCAACTTCTGAAGTTGCTGCATTAGTTGCATTTGTTGCTAGTCCTTTAGCCTCTGCAATTAATGGGGCAGCCTTGCGAGTCGAGGGTGGATTGGTGCGATCGATTGTTTAA
- a CDS encoding cation-translocating P-type ATPase, producing the protein MTSSTIENLTEQQWHKQSAADAAKYLRIDLEAGLSEAEVSERQKLYGFNEIKGKAGKSPIIRFLMEFNQPLIYILLVAGIVTLLLKDWVDAGVILGVMLINAVIGFVQESKAENAIAALAKSVTTEATMIRDGQKVRLNSRELVPGDLVLLTSGDKVPADVRLVNVRDLQVSESALTGESVPVQKATEPLAAETVLADRSNMAYAGSLVTFGQAKGIVVAIANQTETGRISQLMDQSTALETPLTRKIEQFSKSLLYVILGLSAFMFAVVMGKGGTWTDGFKTAVALAVSAIPEGLPAVVTVTLALGVERMAKQHAIIRKLPAVETLGSTTVICSDKTGTLTENQMTVQAIYAGGSSYTVSGVGYLEEGSILQNDRPVEVSQFPILQECLQCGLLCNDSHLQEQEEQLSVAGDPTEGALIVSAQKAGLTLQELEQEQPRLDTIPFESQFQYMATLHQQRELADRHTIYVKGSAESILKQCHHQIDADSQNIDLNREEIEQVVDRMASQGLRVLAFAKKEISAQKQGIDREDIDNNLVFLGLQGMIDPPRAEAIAAVRVCQSVGIQVKMIAGDHALTAAAIARKMGLSQEEDALVFTGKQLAEMDDRELANAVEASNVFARVAPEQKLRLVEALQSKGEIVAMTGDGVNDAPALKQADIGIAMGITGTEVAKEAADMVLTDDNFASIEAAVEEGRTVYGNLLKTIGFILPVNGGEALTILVGILAGTTLPILPVQILWVNMVSSVALSATLAFEPKSAETMKRSPRRPNEPLLTKKLLWRILIISIFNLIAVLGIFEWASQTTGNINLARTMAVHTLVSAETFYLLSISQFIPSLFAYLKDRTQEIAYIPAIGVVCVFIFQVFFSQLTFINPLFTTQPLSFIQALICIGAGIPIILPALFLKRFAPLA; encoded by the coding sequence ATGACATCTTCTACTATTGAGAATCTCACTGAGCAGCAATGGCACAAGCAATCTGCGGCCGATGCTGCGAAATATCTGAGGATAGATTTAGAAGCGGGATTGTCAGAAGCAGAGGTGTCTGAACGTCAGAAACTTTATGGTTTCAATGAAATCAAAGGGAAAGCAGGGAAAAGTCCCATCATCCGTTTCCTGATGGAATTCAACCAACCGTTAATTTATATTTTGTTAGTTGCTGGCATCGTCACCCTGCTGCTAAAGGACTGGGTGGATGCGGGGGTGATTCTGGGCGTGATGTTGATTAACGCCGTAATTGGCTTTGTCCAAGAATCAAAAGCCGAAAATGCGATCGCCGCCCTAGCCAAATCTGTCACCACTGAAGCCACCATGATTCGAGATGGGCAAAAGGTGCGCCTCAACTCCCGCGAACTGGTTCCTGGCGATCTGGTATTACTGACATCCGGTGACAAAGTGCCTGCTGACGTGCGGTTAGTCAATGTGCGTGACTTGCAGGTGAGTGAATCGGCATTGACAGGGGAATCCGTTCCCGTCCAAAAAGCAACCGAACCCCTAGCCGCTGAAACGGTTTTAGCCGATCGCAGCAACATGGCCTATGCCGGAAGCTTGGTGACATTTGGGCAGGCAAAAGGAATTGTGGTAGCGATCGCCAACCAGACCGAAACTGGGCGAATTTCGCAACTGATGGATCAAAGCACTGCGCTGGAAACGCCACTTACTCGCAAGATTGAGCAATTTAGTAAGAGTCTGCTGTACGTCATTCTAGGGTTGTCAGCATTCATGTTTGCTGTGGTGATGGGCAAAGGAGGAACCTGGACAGACGGGTTTAAGACGGCAGTTGCCCTAGCCGTGAGTGCCATTCCCGAAGGACTTCCAGCCGTGGTGACAGTGACGCTAGCGCTGGGGGTGGAGCGGATGGCCAAGCAACACGCGATTATCCGCAAACTGCCCGCCGTCGAAACCCTCGGTAGTACGACGGTAATCTGTTCGGATAAAACAGGCACTCTCACCGAAAATCAGATGACCGTCCAAGCTATCTATGCTGGGGGGAGTTCCTACACTGTTAGTGGGGTGGGCTACCTAGAGGAGGGCTCGATTTTACAAAACGATCGCCCTGTAGAGGTAAGTCAATTTCCCATATTGCAGGAATGCTTGCAGTGTGGCTTATTGTGCAACGACTCTCACCTCCAAGAACAAGAGGAGCAGTTATCTGTAGCAGGCGATCCCACCGAAGGGGCACTGATTGTCTCGGCGCAAAAGGCAGGGTTGACACTGCAAGAACTAGAGCAGGAACAACCGCGACTAGATACAATTCCTTTTGAGTCGCAGTTTCAATATATGGCAACCTTGCATCAGCAAAGAGAACTAGCCGATCGCCACACGATTTATGTTAAAGGTTCGGCAGAGTCTATTCTCAAGCAATGTCATCACCAAATTGATGCAGATAGTCAAAACATCGACTTAAATCGAGAGGAAATTGAGCAAGTTGTCGATCGGATGGCATCCCAAGGTTTAAGGGTTCTGGCATTTGCTAAGAAAGAAATCTCTGCCCAAAAGCAAGGGATCGATCGCGAAGATATTGACAACAATCTAGTCTTTCTGGGACTCCAAGGCATGATCGACCCACCCAGAGCCGAAGCGATCGCCGCCGTGCGAGTCTGTCAGTCTGTGGGAATTCAAGTCAAGATGATCGCGGGCGATCATGCTCTAACTGCCGCCGCGATCGCCCGTAAAATGGGACTCAGCCAAGAGGAAGATGCCCTAGTGTTCACTGGGAAGCAACTGGCAGAAATGGACGATCGAGAACTGGCGAATGCCGTCGAAGCTAGTAATGTGTTTGCGCGGGTTGCGCCTGAACAGAAGCTGCGACTGGTAGAAGCCTTACAGTCCAAGGGCGAAATTGTTGCCATGACTGGAGATGGGGTCAATGATGCCCCAGCACTAAAGCAGGCGGATATTGGCATAGCGATGGGGATTACAGGTACGGAAGTTGCCAAAGAAGCAGCAGATATGGTGTTGACCGATGATAACTTTGCCTCCATTGAAGCCGCCGTAGAAGAAGGACGCACCGTTTATGGCAACCTGTTGAAAACCATTGGGTTTATCCTACCCGTCAATGGTGGAGAGGCGCTGACCATATTGGTGGGAATCTTGGCTGGTACAACCTTGCCAATTTTGCCCGTGCAGATTCTCTGGGTAAACATGGTGAGTTCCGTCGCCCTGAGTGCCACTCTAGCATTTGAGCCCAAATCGGCTGAGACTATGAAGCGATCGCCCCGCCGTCCCAATGAACCCCTATTAACCAAGAAATTACTGTGGCGCATCCTGATTATTTCCATCTTCAATCTCATTGCTGTACTTGGCATTTTTGAATGGGCTTCGCAAACCACAGGTAATATCAATTTGGCTCGGACAATGGCAGTCCATACCCTCGTTTCCGCAGAAACCTTTTACTTATTAAGTATTAGCCAATTTATTCCATCTTTGTTTGCCTATTTAAAAGATCGCACTCAAGAAATTGCTTATATTCCTGCGATCGGTGTGGTTTGTGTGTTTATATTTCAAGTTTTCTTTAGCCAGTTGACTTTCATAAACCCGCTATTTACTACCCAACCGCTTAGTTTTATCCAAGCTCTCATTTGTATCGGTGCAGGGATTCCAATTATTTTGCCTGCTTTGTTTTTAAAGCGCTTTGCTCCTCTTGCGTAA
- a CDS encoding F0F1 ATP synthase subunit gamma, whose amino-acid sequence MANLKAIRERIKSVKNTRKITEAMRLVAAAKVRRAQEQVIATRPFADRLAQVLYGLQARLRFEDADLPLLKKRDIKSVGLLVISGDRGLCGGYNSSIIKRAEIRARELKAEGVDYKFILVGRKAIQYFQRRNAPISATFANLDQIPTAAEASQVADELLSLFLSGTVDRIELIYTKFVSLISSRPVIQTLLPLDPQGLEVQDDEIFRLTSVGGQFQVSREKVTNPVKSLPRDMIFEQDPVQILDALLPLYLNNQLLRALQESAASELAARMTAMNNASENASDLIGTLTLSYNKARQAAITQEILEVCGGAEALRG is encoded by the coding sequence ATGGCAAATCTAAAAGCTATTCGCGAGCGGATTAAGTCTGTCAAAAACACTAGAAAGATTACTGAAGCGATGCGTTTGGTGGCTGCTGCTAAGGTGCGCCGGGCTCAGGAACAGGTGATTGCTACTCGGCCTTTTGCGGATCGTTTGGCGCAAGTTTTATACGGTTTGCAGGCACGTTTGCGGTTTGAAGACGCTGATTTACCCTTGTTGAAGAAACGGGATATTAAGTCGGTTGGCTTGTTAGTAATTTCTGGCGATCGCGGTTTGTGCGGCGGCTACAATAGCAGTATTATCAAACGGGCTGAGATTCGGGCTAGAGAATTGAAGGCGGAAGGGGTTGATTACAAGTTTATACTGGTGGGACGCAAGGCAATCCAGTATTTTCAGCGCCGCAATGCGCCAATTTCTGCTACTTTTGCTAATTTAGATCAGATTCCTACAGCAGCAGAAGCATCTCAAGTTGCTGATGAGTTACTGTCTTTATTCCTATCGGGAACTGTGGATAGGATTGAGTTAATTTACACTAAGTTTGTGTCCTTGATTAGTTCGCGTCCAGTGATTCAAACTTTGTTACCTCTAGATCCCCAGGGTTTAGAAGTACAAGATGATGAAATTTTCCGCTTAACTTCTGTTGGCGGACAATTTCAAGTATCGCGGGAAAAGGTAACGAATCCGGTGAAAAGTTTGCCCAGAGATATGATTTTTGAGCAAGATCCCGTGCAAATTTTGGATGCTTTGTTACCGCTTTATTTGAATAACCAATTGTTGCGAGCTCTGCAAGAATCGGCGGCGAGTGAGTTGGCGGCGCGGATGACAGCGATGAATAATGCTAGTGAGAATGCTAGCGATTTGATTGGGACTTTAACGCTCTCTTATAATAAGGCGCGGCAGGCGGCAATTACTCAGGAAATTCTGGAGGTTTGCGGCGGCGCTGAGGCGTTAAGAGGTTAG